In Lodderomyces elongisporus chromosome 2, complete sequence, the following proteins share a genomic window:
- the HMT1 gene encoding Nuclear SAM-dependent mono-and asymmetric methyltransferase: protein MSESATDKTQLNAYEQHYFSSYDHFGIHEEMLKDTSRTLSYRNAMYRNKDAFKGKVVLDVGCGTGILSMFAVKAGAKHVYAVDMSSIIGRAKEIVELNGFSDKITLLQGKLEDIKLPVDSVDIIISEWMGYFLLYESMLDTVLYARDRYLVPGGLILPDKCQMYIAGIEDGQYKEEKIHYWEDVYGFDYSPFIKTAMEEPLVDTVNNQALVTKSFKFFEFDINTVKKEELSFSKTFELEALANEQCHAYIVYWDAIFPGKEKVILPTGPMNQYTHWKQTVFYMDQVLDLKTGDKIKGSITAKPSTVNPREYDIDLEWDLKTAENDASREQKGQYKYFLR from the coding sequence ATGTCAGAATCAGCTACAGACAAGACCCAGCTCAATGCTTATGAGCAGCATTACTTTTCCTCATACGATCATTTCGGTATCCATGAAGAAATGTTGAAGGATACTTCGCGAACACTCAGTTACAGAAACGCCATGTATCGTAACAAAGATGCTTTTAAAGGAAAAGTTGTATTGGATGTCGGATGTGGTACAGGTATTCTTTCCATGTTTGCTGTGAAAGCTGGAGCAAAACACGTTTATGCAGTGGACATGTCGTCAATTATTGgaagagcaaaagaaattgtGGAATTGAATGGTTTTAGTGACAAGATCACTTTGTTGCAAGGAAAGTTGGAAGACATCAAATTGCCAGTGGATTCCGTCGATATAATCATTTCAGAATGGATGGGATATTTCTTGCTCTACGAGTCAATGTTGGACACTGTGTTGTATGCTAGAGACAGGTATCTTGTTCCAGGTGGATTAATCTTACCCGACAAATGCCAGATGTATATCGCTGGTATCGAAGATGGACAATACaaggaggaaaaaataCACTATTGGGAAGACGTTTACGGATTCGACTATTCGCCGTTTATCAAAACTGCAATGGAAGAGCCATTGGTCGATACTGTGAACAACCAAGCATTGGTCACAAAGagttttaaatttttcGAATTTGACATCAACACAGTGAAAAAAGAGGAGTTgtccttttcaaaaaccTTTGAATTGGAAGCTTTGGCTAATGAACAGTGCCATGCATATATTGTTTACTGGGATGCCATTTTCCccggaaaggaaaaagtcATTTTGCCAACTGGACCTATGAATCAATACACTCACTGGAAACAAACTGTATTCTATATGGACCAAGTATTGGATTTGAAAACTGGCGACAAAATTAAAGGTTCAATCACTGCAAAGCCAAGTACCGTTAACCCTAGAGAATATGACATTGACCTTGAGTGGGACTTGAAGACCGCAGAAAACGACGCTAGCAGGGAACAAAAAGGGCAATACAAGTACTTTCTTCGttaa
- the MBF1 gene encoding multiprotein-bridging factor 1 (BUSCO:EOG09264MN3) yields the protein MSGSNSDWDSVTIIGQKARIGGGGPREHVAKTQSQLNAARRQGLVVGTEKKYGSSNVKSNPEGQRLTKLDATDDVVAVKKVDVNVGKAISKARQEKKFTQKDLATKVNEKPNVINDYEAGRAIPNQQVLGKLERALGVKLRGKNIGEPLFAKKS from the coding sequence atGTCAGGTTCAAACTCAGATTGGGATTCAGTTACCATTATTGGTCAAAAAGCTAgaattggtggtggtggtccaAGAGAACATGTTGCCAAGACTCAATCTCAATTAAACGCAGCAAGAAGACAAGGTCTTGTTGTTGGAACAGAGAAGAAGTACGGTTCATCAAATGTAAAGTCAAACCCAGAAGGTCAAAGATTGACCAAACTAGATGCTACAGATGACGTTGTGGCAGTGAAGAAGGTTGACGTGAATGTTGGTAAAGCCATTTCGAAAGCTAGACAGGAGAAGAAGTTCACACAAAAGGATTTGGCTACGAAAGTCAATGAGAAGCCAAATGTTATAAACGATTATGAAGCAGGCAGAGCTATCCCTAATCAACAAGTTTTGGGTAAACTAGAACGAGCTTTGGGAGTTAAATTGAGAGGAAAGAATATTGGAGAGCCTTTGTTTGCAAAGAAATCATAA
- the TSC13 gene encoding 3-oxo-5a-steroid 4- dehydrogenase (BUSCO:EOG09263FR7) — translation MTSIEVKSRSRSIKSYSSNELTTDSLVDELIEELSQDNKMSKHRLRLTRLDETNGKQIPLVAHQTFAQNGIPKGNEKIQLYVKDLGPQISWRTVFLVEYFGPFIFHPLFFFVQSLYNVAVPFKHTQAQVLAYAIVLLHFAKREYETLYVHKFSNATMPLFNIFKNSTHYWILSGFNLAYFVYAPTTRYSGLLGFIFHVNELPTWANYALVALWAFAELSNLKTHLILSRLRNEDAKKYVIPYGYGFNWVSCPNYFFESLSWLAYALLVGNWSAWIFFFVSTGQMWLWAVKKHRRYLKTFGDDYKKLKRKIFVPFVI, via the coding sequence ATGACATCAATTGAGGTCAAATCTCGATCAAGATCGATAAAATCATACTCGTCCAATGAATTGACCACAGACTCGCTTGTGGATGAACTCATTGAGGAGCTTAGTCAAGACAACAAAATGTCCAAGCATAGATTAAGACTCACGAGACTTGATGAGACAAACGGTAAACAGATTCCGCTTGTTGCTCATCAAACCTTTGCTCAGAATGGTATTCCCAAGGGCAACGAGAAAATTCAATTGTACGTGAAGGACTTGGGTCCTCAAATTTCATGGAGAACCGTGTTTTTAGTTGAATACTTTGGACCATTCATCTTCCATCcactattcttttttgttcaatccTTGTACAATGTTGCCGTGCCATTCAAGCATACACAGGCTCAAGTCTTGGCTTATGCAATTGTCTTGTTGCATTTTGCCAAACGTGAATATGAGACCTTGTATGTTCACAAATTTTCCAATGCCACAATGCCATTGTTtaacattttcaaaaactcaaCCCACTACTGGATCTTATCGGGTTTCAATTTGGCATACTTTGTGTATGCACCAACCACACGTTATAGTGGCCTTTTGGGATTCATTTTCCACGTCAACGAGTTGCCAACTTGGGCCAATTACGCGCTTGTGGCTTTGTGGGCTTTTGCGGAATTATCAAACTTAAAGACCCACCTTATCTTGAGCAGATTGAGAAACGAAGATGCAAAGAAATACGTTATTCCTTATGGATATGGATTCAATTGGGTCTCGTGTCCTAACTACTTTTTTGAATCATTATCTTGGTTGGCCTATGCTTTGCTTGTAGGAAACTGGTCTGCCTggatcttttttttcgttaGTACTGGTCAAATGTGGCTCTGGGCTGTGAAGAAGCACAGGAGATATTTAAAGACTTTTGGCGATGACTacaaaaagttgaagagaaaaatattTGTGCCCTTTGTCATTTAA
- a CDS encoding uncharacterized protein (BUSCO:EOG09264NEF), with amino-acid sequence MSKKSDSEWRAILSPEQFKVLREKGTEAPYVGKYTNTPASEKGVYECAACSSPLYKANTKFHSNCGWPAFYEAIPDALRVIRDTSHGMVREEIVCNNCDSHLGHIFKGEGYKTPTDERHCVNSISLKLNPDETI; translated from the coding sequence ATGTCAAAGAAAAGTGATAGCGAATGGAGAGCCATACTCTCACCAGAACAATTCAAAGTGCTACGTGAAAAGGGTACCGAGGCACCATACGTTGGCAAGTATACAAACACTCCAGCCTCAGAAAAAGGTGTTTACGAATGTGCTGCATGTCTGCTGCCATTGTACAAGGCCAACACCAAATTTCATTCCAATTGTGGTTGGCCTGCTTTTTACGAAGCCATCCCCGATGCTTTAAGAGTTATTCGTGATACCAGTCATGGAATGGTTAGAGAAGAAATCGTTTGCAATAACTGTGATTCCCACTTGGGCCACATCTTCAAAGGTGAAGGATACAAGACACCAACAGATGAGAGACATTGTGTAAACAGCATCTCATTAAAATTGAACCCTGATGAAACTATATAG
- the CCH1 gene encoding calcium channel protein (BUSCO:EOG092600XJ) translates to MSSRSYGNKAPEFLISAPSEQNLPTNETDTHSQRSTSDHSNSAEISHSWHTQDSLLPGQGFGLGLGLGIKSGSGSGSGSGSKSRSRNPFRVEEEEDGAEASSNRFQYASSIKSEPRSILSESSNIRLNVTASQGSSSSPTSLQRDRLGGNASPLIDEFIADDDLNDLKEGLKYALGTTEKDANWFPMSTPTISNSHNPSKDHLVGDEENQVSTNYTTDIPLQELSVSRPPNSRTISKKSVVPTPSPLKDVHSSYSNEEYPEITHSTQEGGFLRPNIPQDPIPSPTATKFTDALTRISNRIAGAGDRSRTEPDPDASTANSIYSANLSRKSPMLKTPIKEQFSAFDDIEFSPYKDGIENGIEDDDNYNANHYKGGNKGKGKGKGNGKGNGKGNGKRSGKDKFQSPNRYSNSNIIKDEPDEYIYNETTRSYGLGLRQSSSNDTITQVPADEIYQSQSAVSEAKNENNKSYIPPSQLGRKKKIRLLYGNSLRLFSPQSRIRRLCHTTLQTRFTSIFLLVVLILQVILLSYRQWDPYHLSGYYYEGYDWADILLIVINVIYTVEVFAQIIAYGFIDDRVVYREVGLPYPKSKVGSLDSVILFVKLWFARIHRGSIGNNARDRLKKTRSSTSKRDLNSPGTSTGSSDDDDDDDGNDHNDNIGLVRDNRGELNRNNGKKNIDPSSERLLDSDTTDLKRKYNFDSFHDTKDESFFNKEELSENDPKRDFRLLSTNTFYKPDAEHIDASQLKRAYLRSSWHRIDFLSMVFFWISLLLSINRYDAKHHITLFRSLSCLRILRLCNLTAGTTTILAACKSAIPQLIDVAIFIACFWLFFGIIGVQSFKSSLTRHCVWTNPDDPSDIFTNSDSYCGSFIGLDGEKKSYITREGTSSGVVKGFRCPKYSKCISGDNPYGGTVSFDNILQSLEMVFVVMSANTFTDIMYYTMDTDNMAACLFFIGCIFVMTVWLLNIFTAVIVASFNVTRLEEAEERNRKANERWIYKYLGLSGKDVASVRLQLNQLKHEKQWLRFYYKFEFLFIACIAVNMFVQCFRSYDMSEDTRFILSRFEVAFTIVFMAEIIVRFLVYLPHWKLFFAFKRNWVDLILALGSVIIAIGPVKRKLGHAYFWLTVFQILRFYRVVLATPFTRTLWLKMAKNIRAIFDLALFYFILLFLVSIILARYFEGTIPPDEFDNVDFPMNTLPAVFIALYVITSTENWTDVMYSLQEYATTTSSRSFGSIFLIAWFMLSNMIILNIFIAVIANTLEVSEEIKRKHQLIQFIEVMTSKLQNIEQDSGLLKKIKAKIFKRREQKDEMEKAVVNMLLSGTAVSEFLNKEQDLNVGVGETDEESFLEILPSKRWQRWVKVHFSRFAKLLSNPFHTEVSNNRKNFSVENFEPADFARNIMKERNNLINKRNEFLQANPRYNYVFYVMGPRHKFRRLCQRMVKPSYGERIGGVPPYRPLSESLIVVMFLATIGLVILACYMTPIFRMNNANAKWMFWSEFAFALVFTLEFIIKIVADGILFTPNAYFRSSWNHIDFVVLVSLWIEAIAYLKNDGDLSRIVRGLKALRALRLLTISETAKSNFHNTMIAGFGKILSAAIMSLSLLFPFSIWGLNIFNGRLGYCLDGESDLSSCFNEFSNEVFNWEIVSPNVYTNPQLEFNKFSSAFATLFEIVSLEGWTDLLQNLMNSTGIGTVPETNANPINGVFIVFFNFISTVFILTLFVSVIISNYSRTTGRAYMTKDQISWYQVKNILVQVRPSKRKDYESLSVVRKFCYRMTIERHKGWYITLNCTLFAHTLALLLECFPSGDGLNVLRIIIYTVASALFLINAVMLAIAQGPKTFCHYRWNIFNLFVSFGAFITTLVAFSIEQESPFQNVNKLFLVGILLFVIPRNNRLSQLLRFASASLPSILSLSFTWIIVFLVFAIAMNQIFGLTRIGPNGTGNLNLRSVPKTLIVLFRCSFGEGWNYIMEDYTLSPPFCTNEKNLDHSDCGSKQYAYILFIAWNIISMYIFLNMFISLILDGFDYVNQKTRYGDLIKREEIRKFKRTWQKFDPQGTGYIKPIELPQLLHALHGALSFHFYTGQLEIKELCQMWIHRNDPKNPYDVTVDFDAIEQTVNQMDIPKIRARRKAYEMFMEEAFLTMELNDDPGISFTRILLQLPLYTTFDTGKCFNLIDYLERRLLVSKVQKKLHTKRVYETIAAYACRWKYQKDKRLGIKDDNLAFDKRLKRSSYLMNKDLWLNTDHPPTIFVSDEHEHENGYESKYEQGPEHDRFKNMTEGYARDNIDNDIDSINYDIDNPSHAPVNRSSLIYGDQSFSSGIYYPSSPVAKSSKSPQVPQNSSSSSTRKDLFITIPNSSKNMAAVLNTESEANKDVYEYKGESEKKQKQKQNQKNQKNKKNKKRFVNNATGEDVEEEEDNFAELGINRRQPQLVNPFESQEEEEVVTDTFGGEINTVDDILETSSWTDLRNISKTSER, encoded by the coding sequence ATGAGCCTGAGATCCTACGGCAACAAAGCTCCAGAGTTTTTGATTCTGGCACCTAGTGAACAGAATCTACCTACAAATGAGACTGATACACATTCACAGCGATCTACTCTGGATCACTCAAATTCTGCCGAAATATCACATAGTTGGCACACACAAGACTCATTACTTCCGGGACAAGGATTTGGACTTGGACTTGGACTTGGAATTAAATCAGGATCAGGATCGGGATCAGGATCAGGATCTAAGTCAAGAAGCAGGAATCCATTTCGGGTcgaagaggaggaagatgGCGCAGAAGCAAGCTCTAATAGATTCCAGTACGCGTCATCAATCAAATCAGAGCCAAGGTCAATTCTAAGCGAAAGCTCAAATATACGCTTAAATGTTACAGCAAGTCAGGGATCTTCCTCATCGCCCACCTCTTTGCAAAGAGATAGACTCGGTGGCAATGCATCTCCACTAATAGACGAGTTCATCGCTGATGACGACTTGAATGATTTAAAAGAAGGGTTGAAGTATGCCCTTGGAACAACTGAAAAAGATGCCAATTGGTTTCCCATGTCAACACCCACAATCTCGAATTCCCATAATCCATCGAAAGACCATCTTGTTGGCGATGAAGAAAACCAAGTATCCACCAATTACACCACAGACATACCGCTACAAGAACTAAGTGTTTCGCGACCCCCAAATTCACGGACAATCAGCAAAAAATCTGTTGTTCCAACCCCATCACCGCTCAAAGATGTACATTCTTCATATAGCAATGAAGAGTACCCAGAAATTACACACTCAACACAAGAAGGAGGGTTTCTTCGACCGAATATACCACAGGATCCAATACCCAGTCCTACAGCAACCAAGTTCACCGATGCTTTGACCAGAATCTCCAATCGTATTGCTGGTGCAGGTGATCGTTCCAGGACGGAGCCAGATCCAGATGCGTCGACGGCGAATTCCATATATAGTGCGAATCTATCGCGAAAGAGCCCAATGCTTAAAACACCTATTAAAGAACAATTTTCAGCTTTTGATGATATCGAATTCAGTCCGTACAAGGACGGTATTGAGAACGGtattgaagatgacgatAACTACAACGCTAACCATTATAAAGGTGGAAATAAGGGCAAGGGCAAGGGCAAGGGCAATGGCAAGGGCAATGGCAAGGGCAATGGCAAAAGAAGCGGCAAAGATAAATTTCAGCTGCCAAATAGGTACTCAAATTCTAATATCATTAAGGACGAACCCGACGAATACATCTACAATGAAACGACGAGATCATATGGTTTAGGGCTTCGCCAGAGTAGCTCTAACGACACCATCACTCAAGTTCCTGCAGATGAAATATACCAAAGTCAATCCGCTGTATCCGAGgccaaaaatgaaaataacaAGAGTTATATTCCACCACTGCAGCTcggaaggaaaaagaaaattaggCTCTTGTATGGCAATTCTTTGCGCCTATTTTCTCCTCAATCTCGGATAAGAAGACTATGCCACACAACTTTGCAAACTAGATTCACGAGTATTTTTCTATTAGTTGTCCTCATACTTCAAGTAATTTTACTTAGTTATCGTCAATGGGATCCATATCATCTCAGCGGATACTATTATGAAGGATACGACTGGGCTGATATTCTATTAATTGTGATCAATGTGATTTACACGGTAGAAGTATTTGCACAAATTATTGCCTACGGTTTTATCGATGACCGTGTGGTTTACCGCGAAGTGGGGTTGCCGTACCCTAAGAGCAAAGTTGGTAGTTTAGATAGCGTTATCTTATTTGTCAAACTTTGGTTTGCTCGTATTCATCGTGGGTCAATTGGAAATAATGCTCGTGATAGGCTCAAAAAAACCAGATCGTCTACTTCCAAACGTGATTTGAACTCACCTGGTACACTGACGGGCTCAAgcgatgatgacgatgacgatgatggtAACGACCATAACGATAATATTGGATTGGTCAGAGACAATAGAGGAGAATTAAATAGGAACaatggcaaaaaaaatatcgATCCCAGCTCCGAGCGGTTACTTGACTCCGACACAACAGAtttaaagagaaaatacaATTTTGACTCGTTTCATGACACGAAAGATGAATCGTTTTTCAACAAGGAAGAATTATCTGAAAATGATCCCAAAAGGGACTTTCGACTTTTATCCACCAATACATTTTACAAGCCAGATGCAGAACATATTGACGCATCACAACTCAAGAGAGCATATCTCAGAAGTAGCTGGCACCGCATTGACTTTTTGTCCATggtatttttttggatatCTCTACTTTTATCTATTAATCGATACGACGCCAAACATCATATTACATTATTCCGATCCTTGAGCTGTTTAAGGATTTTGCGTTTATGTAACCTTACAGCGGGAACAACTACCATACTTGCGGCGTGTAAATCTGCTATTCCGCAACTCATAGATGTGGCGATATTTATTGCGTGTTTTTGGCTATTCTTTGGAATAATTGGAGTACAGTCTTTTAAATCTTCATTGACCAGACACTGTGTGTGGACTAACCCTGATGATCCATCAGACATATTTACAAATTCAGACCTGTACTGTGGTTCGTTTATTGGTTTGGACGGCGAGAAAAAATCTTACATTACGCGTGAAGGTACTTCTTCTGGAGTGGTGAAAGGGTTTCGATGTCccaaatattcaaaatGTATATCTGGTGATAATCCGTATGGTGGAACCGTAAGTTTCGATAACATTTTGCAATCACTTGAAATGGTCTTTGTTGTGATGAGTGCAAACACTTTTACCGATATAATGTATTACACAATGGATACAGATAACATGGCAGcatgtttgtttttcattggGTGCATCTTTGTTATGACTGTTTGGCTATTGAATATCTTTACTgctgttattgttgcttCTTTTAATGTGACTAGGTTGGAAGAAGCCGAGGAAAGGAATAGGAAGGCCAATGAAAGATGGATTTACAAGTATTTGGGCCTTTCGGGTAAAGATGTTGCTTCTGTAAGATTACAGTTGAACCAACTTAAGCACGAGAAACAATGGTTACGCTTCTACTACAAGTTTGAGTTCCTATTCATTGCATGCATTGCTGTGAATATGTTTGTGCAATGCTtcagatcatacgacatgTCAGAGGATACGCGATTCATTTTGTCGCGATTCGAAGTTGCATTCACTATCGTTTTTATGGCCGAGATTATTGTTCGATTTCTTGTGTACCTTCCTCATtggaaacttttttttgcctttaaGAGAAATTGGGTTGATCTTATATTGGCATTGGGCTCAGTAATCATTGCGATTGGTCcagtaaaaagaaaacttggCCATGCTTATTTTTGGCTAACTGTTTTCCAGATCTTGAGATTTTATAGAGTAGTTTTGGCAACACCATTTACCAGAACATTGTGGCTCAAGATGGCTAAGAACATTCGAGcaatttttgatttggcattgttttactttattCTATTGTTTCTTGTGAGTATAATTTTGGCAAGATACTTTGAGGGTACAATCCCACCGGATGAGTTTGATAATGTTGATTTTCCAATGAATACGCTTCCCGCAGTTTTTATAGCGTTGTATGTTATCACATCAACAGAGAATTGGACAGATGTAATGTACTCGTTGCAAGAGTATGCCACTACAACATCATCACGGTCTTTTGggtcaatttttttgattgcATGGTTTATGTTATCAAATATGATTATCCTCAATATTTTCATTGCTGTTATTGCAAACACGTTGGAGGTTTCAGAGGAAATCAAGAGAAAACACCAGCTCATACAGTTTATCGAAGTGATGACTAGTAAGCTTCAAAACATCGAGCAGGACTCGGggcttttgaaaaaaatcaagGCTAAGATATTTAAGCGAAGAGAGCAAAAGGACGAGATGGAAAAGGCAGTGGTGAATATGCTTTTGAGCGGAACTGCAGTTCTGGAGTTTTTGAACAAAGAGCAAGATCTAAACGTTGGTGTAGGTGAGACCGACGAGGAAAGCTTTCTTGAAATTTTACCTTCCAAAAGATGGCAGAGATGGGTCAAGGTCCATTTTTCACGATTTGCAAAGCTTTTGTCTAATCCTTTTCATACAGAAGTATCAAACAATCGAAAGAATTTTTCAGTTGAGAATTTCGAGCCTGCTGATTTTGCCAGAAACATTATGAAGGAGAGAAACAACCTTATTAATAAAAGGAATGAATTCTTGCAGGCTAATCCTAGGTACAACTACGTCTTTTATGTAATGGGACCTCGACATAAATTTCGTCGGTTGTGCCAACGTATGGTGAAACCAAGTTACGGAGAGAGAATTGGTGGCGTTCCACCATACCGCCCATTATCCGAATCCCTCATTGTGGTGATGTTTCTTGCCACAATTGGTTTAGTAATATTGGCGTGTTATATGACGCCAATTTTTCGAATGAACAATGCAAACGCGAAATGGATGTTTTGGTCAGAATTTGCATTTGCCTTGGTATTCACCTTGGAGTTTATTATAAAGATTGTTGCAGACGGAATTTTATTCACACCAAATGCATATTTCAGATCATCATGGAATCATATTGATTTCGTGGTGTTGGTATCATTATGGATTGAAGCAATTGcgtatttgaaaaatgatgGTGATCTTTCCAGAATTGTTCGAGGTTTAAAAGCCTTGAGGGCTTTAAGGCTTTTGACGATTAGTGAAACAGCAAAGTCTAATTTCCACAACACAATGATTGCcggttttggaaaaattcTTAGTGCAGCAATTATGTCGCTTAGTTTGCTTTTCCCGTTCTCAATTTGGGGGTTGAATATTTTCAACGGTAGACTTGGATATTGTTTGGATGGAGAGTCAGATCTTCTGTCATGTTTCAATGAATTCTCAAATGAAGTGTTTAATTGGGAGATTGTGAGCCCCAACGTTTATACCAATCCGCAATTGGAGTTCAATAAATTTAGTTCAGCATTTGCTAcactttttgaaattgtttcGCTTGAAGGATGGACAgatcttttgcaaaatttgaTGAATAGCACTGGAATAGGAACCGTTCCTGAAACGAATGCAAATCCAATAAATGGGgtgtttattgttttttttaatttcatcAGTACCGTGTTTATACttactttatttgtttctgtgATCATTAGCAATTACTCAAGGACCACGGGACGTGCGTACATGACAAAAGATCAGATCTCATGGTATCAGGTTAAGAATATATTGGTTCAGGTGAGACCGTCAAAGAGGAAAGATTATGAGAGTTTATCCGTAGTGAGGAAATTTTGTTATAGAATGACAATTGAACGTCACAAAGGATGGTATATTACATTGAATTGTACCTTATTTGCCCACACGTTGgcattgttgttggaaTGTTTTCCCTCAGGCGACGGCTTAAACGTTCTTCGAATTATTATATACACCGTTGCTTCTGCCTTGTTTTTAATCAATGCGGTTATGTTGGCGATTGCTCAAGGACCCAAAACCTTCTGCCATTATAGATGGAACATATtcaatctttttgtttcgtttGGTGCATTTATTACGACATTAGTTGCATTTAGTATCGAACAAGAATCaccttttcaaaatgtcaacaaattatttttggttggtattttgcttttcgtTATTCCTAGAAACAATCGATTGAGTCAGCTATTGAGATTTGCCTCGGCTTCGTTGCCTTCAATTTTGTCATTGTCTTTTACATGGATTATTGTGTTTTTGGTATTTGCCATTGCAATGAACCAAATCTTTGGTTTGACTAGAATAGGACCTAACGGGACTGGTAATCTCAATTTACGGTCAGTTCCAAAGACATTGATTGTGTTATTCAGGTGTAGTTTTGGTGAAGGGTGGAATTACATCATGGAGGATTATACTTTGTCGCCACCTTTTTGCACCAATGAAAAAAACCTTGATCACAGTGATTGTGGAAGTAAACAATACGCATACATCTTGTTTATTGCCTGGAATATTATTTCGATGTACATTTTCCTAAATATGTTTATTTCATTAATTTTGGATGGATTTGATTATGTTAATCAAAAGACGAGGTATGGTGACTTGatcaaaagagaagagattCGAAAGTTTAAAAGAACATGGCAAAAATTTGATCCCCAGGGCACTGGTTATATAAAACCCATTGAGTTGCCACAGTTGCTTCATGCTTTACATGGCGCATTATCGTTTCATTTCTACACTGGTCAGCTTGAAATCAAGGAGCTTTGTCAAATGTGGATCCATAGAAATGATCCCAAGAACCCATATGACGTAACCGTTGATTTCGATGCCATTGAGCAAACCGTGAATCAAATGGATATACCTAAGATTAGAGCTAGGAGAAAGGCATATGAGATGTTTATGGAAGAAGCATTCTTGACTATGGAATTGAATGATGATCCGGGTATATCATTTACGAGGATATTACTCCAGCTCCCACTTTATACTACATTTGACACAGGCAAATGTTTCAATTTGATTGATTATTTGGAAAGAAGATTATTAGTGAGCAAAGTACAAAAGAAGTTGCATACTAAACGAGTATACGAAACTATTGCTGCATATGCATGCAGATGGAAGTATCAAAAGGATAAGAGATTGGGAATTAAGGATGACAATCTTGCTTTTGACAAGCGCTTGAAGCGTTCAAGTTATTTGATGAATAAAGATCTATGGCTAAACACAGATCATCCGCCAACAATATTTGTTAGTGACGAACATGAGCACGAAAATGGATATGAAAGCAAGTATGAGCAAGGACCTGAGCATGATCGTTTTAAAAATATGACAGAAGGATATGCCAGGGACAATATCGATAATGATATCGATAGCATCAATTATGACATAGATAATCCTAGTCATGCACCAGTGAATCGAAGCTCACTTATATATGGAGACCAGAGTTTTTCTAGTGGTATTTACTATCCTAGCTCACCAGTGGCAAAATCTTCAAAGAGTCCGCAAGTTCCTCAAAAttcatcatcctcatcgACGCGTAAGGATTTGTTCATCACCATTCCCAACAGCAGTAAAAATATGGCTGCGGTCTTAAATACAGAGTCAGAGGCAAACAAGGATGTATATGAATATAAAGGTGAAAGcgagaagaagcaaaagcagaagcagaatcaaaagaatcaaaagaataaaaagaataaaaagagattTGTGAACAACGCAACGGGAGAAGATGttgaggaagaggaggataATTTTGCAGAACTTGGTATCAATAGGCGTCAGCCGCAATTGGTTAATCCATTTGAAAGtcaagaggaagaagaggttGTTACAGATACATTTGGAGGTGAAATTAATACCGTTGACGATATTTTGGAAACATCGTCATGGACAGACCTTCGAAATATATCCAAGACTTCAGAGAGATAG